One part of the Paenibacillus silvisoli genome encodes these proteins:
- a CDS encoding response regulator yields MYKVLIVDDESYVIKSLIASIDWQAHGFEIAGQASNGIEALELIEQDQPDLVFTDVKMPGMGGLELIKTAVDRALPAIFVVISGYAEFAYAQKAMNYGAFGYCLKPFEDSEITSILTKAKAKLDGGLHASQPDLLELLEDRSEECVARVKGIFRSAGLPGKEDSKFLVLVAIGGQSFQLPRPIPSLQLKIGTHKYGCLVEYDQLDRVRAHIGRMLPDAVRSIGICTLPVPIAMIKQALEVALVAAHQFFVMGTRGAYESGSLSQNEWNSTIVQLEQAIDGKAAHAIRKVLEQISPSADRLDIRHALRIYNMVMSFVYRINHTHYEDYVYSYDQLINLFERFPNMLAYLQDQLAKPALAGQAAPAQDIRNETFRSILHYVNEHYCSDITIQSLSQTFRINPNYISQLFKKELDTPFTVYLTNMRMSFACGLLRTTNLTVNEIAERSGYEEYYYFTRVFKKSIGKTPTEYRNG; encoded by the coding sequence GAGCAAGACCAGCCGGATCTGGTCTTCACCGATGTCAAGATGCCCGGAATGGGCGGGCTGGAGCTGATTAAGACGGCCGTTGACCGCGCTCTGCCGGCGATCTTCGTCGTCATCAGCGGCTATGCGGAATTCGCTTATGCCCAGAAGGCGATGAATTACGGCGCCTTCGGCTACTGTCTGAAGCCGTTCGAGGATAGCGAAATTACGAGCATTCTGACGAAAGCGAAGGCAAAGCTGGACGGCGGCTTGCACGCCTCGCAGCCAGATCTGCTGGAGCTGCTCGAGGACCGCAGCGAGGAATGCGTTGCCCGCGTCAAAGGGATCTTCCGGTCTGCGGGACTGCCCGGCAAGGAGGACAGCAAGTTTCTGGTCCTGGTTGCCATCGGCGGCCAGAGCTTTCAGCTGCCAAGACCGATTCCAAGCCTGCAGCTCAAAATCGGCACGCACAAGTATGGCTGTCTCGTCGAGTATGATCAGCTCGACCGGGTTCGGGCTCATATCGGCCGCATGCTTCCGGATGCGGTCCGCAGCATAGGGATATGCACGCTGCCCGTGCCGATTGCGATGATCAAGCAAGCGCTGGAGGTTGCGCTCGTCGCGGCCCATCAGTTCTTCGTCATGGGGACAAGGGGCGCTTACGAAAGCGGGTCGCTAAGCCAAAACGAGTGGAATTCGACCATCGTACAGCTTGAACAGGCGATCGACGGGAAAGCCGCCCATGCGATCCGAAAGGTGCTGGAGCAAATCTCGCCGTCCGCAGACCGGCTGGATATTCGCCACGCGCTGCGCATCTACAACATGGTCATGTCCTTCGTGTACCGGATCAACCATACGCACTACGAAGACTACGTCTACAGCTACGATCAGCTCATCAATCTATTCGAGCGATTCCCCAATATGCTCGCCTACCTGCAGGATCAGCTGGCAAAGCCGGCCCTGGCGGGACAAGCAGCTCCCGCCCAGGACATTCGCAATGAAACGTTTCGCAGCATTTTGCACTACGTCAACGAGCATTATTGCTCAGACATCACGATCCAAAGCCTCTCGCAGACGTTTCGCATCAATCCCAACTACATCAGCCAGCTGTTCAAGAAGGAGCTGGATACCCCCTTTACCGTTTACCTTACCAATATGCGCATGTCGTTTGCCTGCGGCCTGCTTCGGACGACGAATTTGACCGTGAACGAAATCGCGGAACGCTCGGGGTATGAGGAATACTACTACTTCACCCGCGTGTTCAAGAAGTCGATCGGCAAGACGCCTACCGAATACCGAAACGGCTGA